The Chryseobacterium aureum genome contains a region encoding:
- a CDS encoding ankyrin repeat domain-containing protein has protein sequence MKKIISTIFLFGMVLSGTMLSAQEMTQEKMKAIYSDDIATFKKHFAPGDYNKCFLVGDILYSPLGFSVMSDRKNILKFLLDNKANVNKKCQNKTPLEVADETKGSEEVKKILIAKGGNRD, from the coding sequence ATGAAAAAAATAATCTCTACTATTTTTCTATTTGGAATGGTACTGTCCGGCACTATGCTGTCTGCTCAGGAAATGACTCAGGAAAAAATGAAAGCCATTTATTCTGATGATATTGCAACATTTAAAAAACATTTTGCACCGGGAGATTACAACAAATGCTTCCTTGTCGGAGATATCCTGTATTCCCCTCTTGGCTTCAGTGTAATGTCTGATAGAAAGAATATTCTTAAATTCCTTTTGGATAATAAAGCCAATGTTAATAAAAAATGCCAGAACAAAACCCCTCTTGAAGTAGCTGATGAAACCAAAGGCAGCGAAGAAGTAAAGAAAATTCTGATCGCAAAAGGCGGTAATAGAGATTAA
- the aspS gene encoding aspartate--tRNA ligase, which translates to MFRSHTNGELSLKNLNEEVTLSGWVQTIRDKGFMIWVDLRDRYGITQLVFDQDRSSAQLMEEAKKLGREFVIQATGRVIERVSKNPNIPTGEIEILVEKLTILNASILPPFEIEDKLDVSEELRMKYRYLDIRRNPVKDKLIFRHRMAQKVRNYLSEEGFIEVETPVLIKSTPEGARDFVVPSRMNPGQFYALPQSPQTFKQLLMVGGMDKYFQIVKCFRDEDLRADRQPEFTQIDCEMAFVEQEDVMNVFEGMTKTLIKDITGQEFGNFPRMTFADAMKTYGNDKPDIRFGMKFVELNELVKGKDFKIFDDAELVVGINVEGCAEYTRKQIDELVDWVKRPQIGASGMVWVKFQNDGVKTSSVNKFYSEEDLAKIIEKFGAKEGDLMLILSGNENKVRAQLSALRMELGNRLGLRKGNEFAPLWVVDFPLLEFDEESGRYHAMHHPFTSPKPEDIHLLETDPGKARANSYDMVLNGNEIGGGSIRIFDRDLQSKMFDLLGFTREEAEAQFGFLMNAFKYGAPPHGGLAFGFDRLVAILDGNEVIRDYIAFPKNNSGRDVMIDAPASIADAQLDELELQLNLKA; encoded by the coding sequence ATGTTTCGATCACACACCAACGGAGAGCTATCTCTGAAAAATCTGAATGAAGAAGTTACACTATCAGGATGGGTACAGACTATCCGTGATAAAGGATTTATGATTTGGGTAGATCTTCGAGATCGTTACGGAATTACTCAGCTGGTTTTTGACCAGGACCGCTCTTCTGCGCAATTGATGGAAGAAGCTAAAAAACTGGGCCGTGAATTTGTGATTCAGGCTACCGGAAGAGTTATTGAAAGAGTAAGCAAAAACCCTAATATTCCAACCGGGGAAATTGAAATTCTGGTAGAAAAACTGACTATTCTAAATGCTTCAATTCTTCCTCCTTTCGAAATCGAAGATAAACTCGATGTAAGCGAGGAATTAAGAATGAAATACCGCTATCTGGATATCAGAAGAAATCCGGTAAAAGATAAACTGATCTTCCGTCACAGAATGGCGCAAAAAGTAAGAAATTATTTATCTGAGGAAGGTTTCATTGAAGTGGAAACTCCTGTTTTGATCAAGTCTACTCCGGAAGGTGCAAGAGACTTCGTAGTACCAAGCAGAATGAATCCGGGACAGTTTTATGCATTACCACAGTCTCCACAGACTTTCAAACAGCTTTTGATGGTAGGTGGAATGGATAAATATTTCCAGATTGTAAAATGTTTCCGTGATGAGGATTTAAGAGCAGACAGACAGCCTGAATTTACACAAATCGACTGTGAGATGGCTTTTGTAGAGCAGGAAGACGTTATGAACGTATTCGAAGGAATGACCAAAACGCTTATAAAAGATATTACAGGTCAGGAATTCGGAAATTTCCCGAGAATGACATTCGCAGACGCGATGAAAACCTACGGGAATGACAAACCGGATATCCGTTTCGGAATGAAGTTCGTAGAACTGAATGAGCTGGTAAAAGGAAAAGACTTTAAGATTTTTGATGATGCAGAATTAGTTGTAGGAATCAACGTAGAAGGATGCGCAGAATATACAAGAAAGCAGATCGATGAACTTGTTGATTGGGTAAAACGCCCTCAGATCGGAGCTTCCGGAATGGTTTGGGTAAAATTCCAGAATGACGGAGTGAAAACCTCATCGGTAAACAAATTCTACAGTGAGGAAGATTTAGCAAAAATCATCGAAAAATTCGGAGCAAAAGAAGGAGACTTAATGCTCATTCTTTCCGGAAACGAAAATAAAGTGAGAGCTCAGCTTTCCGCCTTGAGAATGGAGCTTGGAAACCGTTTGGGATTAAGAAAAGGAAATGAATTTGCCCCCCTTTGGGTAGTCGACTTCCCTCTTTTGGAATTTGACGAAGAAAGTGGACGTTACCATGCGATGCACCACCCTTTCACCTCTCCAAAGCCGGAAGATATCCACTTACTGGAAACGGATCCGGGAAAGGCAAGAGCCAATTCTTATGATATGGTGCTGAACGGAAACGAAATCGGAGGGGGATCTATCAGGATTTTCGATAGAGATCTTCAGTCTAAAATGTTTGATTTATTAGGATTTACCAGAGAAGAAGCAGAAGCTCAGTTTGGATTCCTGATGAATGCCTTCAAATACGGAGCTCCGCCACATGGTGGACTGGCATTCGGATTTGACCGTTTGGTGGCTATTCTTGACGGAAACGAAGTGATCAGGGATTATATCGCTTTCCCTAAGAACAATTCCGGAAGAGATGTAATGATTGATGCACCTGCTTCGATTGCCGATGCACAGCTCGATGAATTAGAATTACAATTGAACTTAAAAGCATAA
- a CDS encoding M12 family metallopeptidase, whose translation MKSKLLLLSGCLVLALNSCRSDIENAPADSIDPITTNLNNAKIHKLLIDGKYTYVNEINGEYFYAEDITISPEQFNILKGKADSGTSTADKSTIVSSFIKTWPDAKVYYTLPSQGSLSTQNYNTFLTNINKAFDLISSKTNVQFIERTNQTEYITFTYTTGNSSPLGWQKNRVNGIKIYNITYPAIIAHEIMHSMGIMHEQCRPDRDQYIIVDVNKAVEGSRHNFNLYNDYAGHGAFDFGSVMMYQSTDFAIDASQPVMTKLDGSTFTKQRTGLSAGDYAGINHLYGPVNASSAVNGTYTLTTALATDKNLDISGSATTDGTSVILYSASTGNNQKFTFSKSDHGYYIIKSILDPTKVLTVKGSGTVNGTAVELRTDSGTDAQKWLLFNLGNNGFGFAPKNAPALRLEVKNGSTANLTPIVIGTTDQTVQPSTKQRFILTKVN comes from the coding sequence ATGAAAAGTAAACTATTGCTCTTATCGGGATGCCTTGTTCTGGCCCTGAATTCATGCAGGTCGGATATTGAAAATGCACCAGCTGATTCAATAGATCCTATCACTACAAACTTAAATAATGCAAAAATTCACAAATTATTAATTGACGGAAAATACACGTACGTCAATGAAATAAATGGAGAATATTTTTATGCGGAAGATATTACGATCAGCCCGGAACAGTTTAATATATTAAAGGGAAAGGCTGATTCCGGAACATCAACAGCTGATAAAAGCACCATTGTAAGCTCATTTATTAAAACATGGCCGGATGCAAAAGTCTATTATACGTTACCCAGCCAGGGAAGTCTGAGCACTCAGAATTACAACACATTCCTTACCAATATCAACAAAGCGTTTGATTTAATTTCCTCTAAAACCAATGTTCAGTTTATTGAACGCACCAATCAGACAGAATATATCACCTTCACTTATACCACTGGCAACAGTTCACCGCTTGGCTGGCAAAAAAACAGAGTTAACGGTATTAAAATTTATAACATCACCTATCCCGCCATTATTGCTCACGAAATCATGCACTCTATGGGAATCATGCATGAGCAGTGCCGCCCGGATAGAGATCAGTACATTATTGTGGATGTAAACAAAGCCGTAGAAGGAAGCCGTCATAACTTCAATCTTTATAATGACTATGCAGGACACGGTGCGTTTGATTTCGGATCAGTGATGATGTATCAGTCTACAGACTTTGCTATAGATGCAAGTCAACCTGTAATGACTAAGCTGGATGGTTCTACCTTTACCAAGCAGCGAACAGGCCTGTCTGCCGGTGATTATGCCGGAATCAATCATCTGTATGGTCCTGTGAATGCCTCTTCTGCTGTCAACGGAACGTATACACTGACAACAGCTTTAGCAACTGATAAAAACCTGGATATATCCGGAAGTGCTACTACAGACGGCACCAGCGTAATTCTGTATTCAGCTTCTACAGGAAACAACCAGAAGTTTACATTCAGTAAATCTGATCACGGATATTATATCATCAAATCTATATTAGATCCTACGAAGGTGTTAACCGTGAAAGGGAGCGGAACTGTAAATGGAACAGCAGTTGAATTAAGAACCGATTCCGGTACGGATGCCCAGAAATGGCTACTGTTCAATCTGGGGAATAATGGTTTTGGATTCGCCCCTAAGAATGCACCAGCACTGAGATTAGAGGTGAAAAATGGCTCTACAGCCAATCTTACCCCTATTGTCATTGGCACTACAGACCAAACGGTTCAGCCTTCCACAAAACAACGCTTTATCCTTACAAAAGTTAATTAA
- a CDS encoding adenylosuccinate synthase, which translates to MDIVLGLQWGDEGKGKFIDLISENYDITARFNGGSNAGHSIERNGRRITLKMIPSGIFMDRVQNVIGTGTVLDPVSFKKEILNLQIFDDTVQPENRIIISGKSHLVMPTHKLLDIFMEQSPGYTTIGTTKNGIAQAYSNKILRQNLRVGDIFSSDFQSRAQQILDRDYKMLEEEGMIVLPALEEISKEFFDAVEFLKKFNCTETEIYLNKALSEGKKVLAEGSQAAMLDIDHGTYPYVTSSSTTASGASSGLGVSPKKIGEIYGIAKAYCTRVGNGAFPTELLDEFGDDLRIKGNEFGSNTGRPRRIGWLDLPALRYAVMINGVTQLVLTKADVLGGLKSVAVCTHYELEDGTMETIAATLPENAKPVLKRMEGWNADFSVMKNPAELPKEVNEFLSFLEAELEIPVAYLSTGPGREQMIKMR; encoded by the coding sequence ATGGATATTGTATTAGGACTACAATGGGGTGATGAAGGAAAAGGAAAGTTTATTGATCTGATCAGTGAAAATTACGACATTACAGCCCGTTTTAACGGCGGATCTAATGCTGGGCACAGTATTGAAAGAAATGGACGCAGAATTACGCTTAAAATGATTCCTTCGGGGATCTTTATGGATAGGGTGCAGAATGTGATCGGAACGGGAACGGTTCTGGATCCTGTAAGCTTTAAAAAAGAAATTCTGAATCTTCAGATATTTGATGACACCGTTCAGCCGGAAAACCGTATTATTATTTCCGGAAAATCCCATCTGGTAATGCCAACGCATAAGCTCTTGGATATTTTTATGGAACAAAGTCCCGGGTATACCACGATCGGAACAACAAAGAATGGGATCGCCCAGGCGTATTCAAACAAAATATTAAGACAGAACCTGAGGGTAGGGGATATATTTTCATCAGATTTTCAAAGCAGAGCACAGCAGATTCTTGATAGAGATTACAAAATGCTGGAAGAAGAGGGAATGATTGTTCTCCCTGCTTTAGAAGAAATCAGTAAAGAATTTTTTGATGCGGTGGAATTCCTAAAAAAATTCAATTGCACAGAAACTGAAATTTATCTTAACAAAGCTTTGTCCGAAGGTAAAAAAGTTTTGGCAGAAGGATCTCAGGCAGCGATGCTGGATATTGATCACGGTACTTACCCGTATGTAACGTCATCCTCAACGACAGCATCTGGTGCGAGCAGCGGCTTAGGCGTTTCACCGAAAAAGATCGGTGAAATTTACGGAATAGCGAAAGCGTACTGTACCCGTGTGGGTAATGGTGCGTTTCCAACGGAACTTTTAGATGAATTTGGGGATGATCTCAGAATAAAAGGGAATGAATTTGGCTCCAACACAGGCCGGCCAAGAAGAATAGGATGGCTTGATCTGCCTGCCTTAAGGTATGCGGTAATGATCAACGGCGTTACTCAGCTGGTTCTGACTAAAGCAGATGTTTTGGGCGGCTTGAAATCAGTGGCGGTTTGTACCCACTATGAATTGGAAGATGGAACTATGGAAACCATTGCTGCAACACTGCCTGAAAATGCTAAGCCTGTATTGAAAAGGATGGAGGGCTGGAATGCTGATTTCTCAGTGATGAAAAATCCTGCAGAGCTGCCAAAAGAAGTGAATGAGTTTCTATCATTTCTGGAAGCAGAATTAGAGATTCCGGTGGCTTATCTTTCGACGGGTCCCGGAAGGGAGCAGATGATAAAAATGAGATAA
- a CDS encoding Crp/Fnr family transcriptional regulator, whose translation MEELFTYIKKFGTLNPQDELLIAEGIQEITVKKGEPFVEAGKVSQRIAFVKEGVFRSLYYNKQGDDFTRYFIYEGRFIGDFQGFTDQLPAHEDIEAITDAVVLVIDLKHFKILEQKIAVWPVLFARIHVFVVENKLKVASIMLNQDAKSRYIHFLNHYPGLANRVPQSMLASYLGVTPSSLSRIRRNIV comes from the coding sequence ATGGAAGAGCTTTTTACTTATATCAAGAAATTCGGGACACTGAATCCTCAGGATGAACTTCTGATTGCTGAAGGCATTCAGGAAATCACTGTAAAAAAAGGAGAACCTTTTGTAGAGGCGGGAAAAGTGAGCCAAAGAATTGCGTTTGTAAAGGAAGGCGTTTTCCGGTCTTTATACTATAACAAGCAGGGGGATGATTTTACCCGCTATTTTATCTATGAAGGCAGATTTATCGGAGATTTTCAGGGGTTTACTGACCAACTGCCGGCACATGAAGATATTGAGGCCATTACTGATGCTGTGGTGCTGGTAATAGATCTTAAGCATTTTAAAATCCTTGAGCAAAAAATAGCGGTCTGGCCGGTTTTATTTGCCAGAATTCATGTCTTTGTGGTTGAGAATAAACTGAAGGTGGCCAGTATTATGCTGAATCAGGATGCGAAATCACGTTATATCCATTTTTTAAATCATTATCCGGGACTTGCCAACAGGGTACCGCAGTCTATGCTGGCTTCCTATCTTGGGGTTACGCCTTCTTCATTGAGTAGAATCAGAAGAAATATAGTCTAG
- the ku gene encoding non-homologous end joining protein Ku — translation MKAIWNGAIGFGLVNIPVKIYSATETTKLDLDMLDKSDFSNIRFKRVNENTGKEVKWENIVKGYLMDDKYIVLDEEDYEAASPEKTKILSIDQFVKETEVDSVYFETPYYLEPQKNGENAYRLLLKALEKTSMVGIGTFVLRDSEAIGMIRPYNDEILVLNRLRFDQEIRDYKDLKIPARKAPKPAELKMAVSLIEQLSQEFDPEMYKDTYSDELMKIIKQKAKGKNVKAQKAQPAKEGKVIDLMAQLKASLNSSKSKSAS, via the coding sequence ATGAAAGCAATTTGGAACGGCGCCATTGGATTCGGTTTAGTAAACATTCCCGTAAAAATTTACTCGGCAACAGAAACCACAAAACTGGACCTCGACATGCTTGATAAATCTGATTTTTCGAACATCAGATTTAAAAGAGTAAACGAAAATACGGGAAAAGAAGTAAAATGGGAAAATATCGTCAAAGGTTATCTCATGGACGACAAATATATCGTTCTGGATGAGGAAGATTACGAAGCGGCAAGCCCTGAAAAAACAAAAATACTTTCTATTGACCAGTTTGTAAAAGAAACTGAAGTAGACAGTGTATATTTTGAAACCCCTTATTACCTTGAACCTCAGAAAAACGGGGAAAATGCCTACAGGCTTTTACTGAAAGCCCTTGAAAAAACATCTATGGTAGGCATTGGAACCTTTGTGCTTCGTGACAGCGAAGCCATCGGAATGATCCGCCCGTATAATGATGAGATACTGGTGCTGAACCGGCTGAGGTTTGATCAGGAAATCAGAGATTATAAAGATCTTAAAATTCCTGCCCGAAAAGCTCCGAAACCAGCGGAACTCAAAATGGCTGTAAGCCTTATAGAACAGCTTTCCCAGGAATTTGATCCCGAAATGTATAAGGATACCTACTCTGATGAACTGATGAAAATCATCAAACAGAAAGCAAAAGGTAAAAATGTTAAAGCTCAAAAAGCTCAGCCTGCAAAAGAAGGTAAAGTGATTGACCTGATGGCCCAGTTAAAGGCCAGTCTCAATAGTTCTAAATCCAAATCCGCATCATAA
- a CDS encoding DNA polymerase ligase N-terminal domain-containing protein, giving the protein MALKDYQQKRKFEETREPKGKTKKSKNQLIFVIQRHAASRLHYDFRLEMDGVLKSWAVPKGPSLDPKDKRLAMMVEDHPYDYKDFEGNIPEGNYGAGQVEVWDSGTYEPLEENTKLSDEKELLKELHAGSLKFILHGKKLKGEFALVKMKNSEDNAWLLIKHKDEFAESPYDAEENTSAKSLVTKFLEEKKSLKTKEKKK; this is encoded by the coding sequence ATGGCTTTAAAAGATTATCAGCAGAAACGAAAGTTCGAGGAAACCAGAGAGCCCAAAGGGAAAACAAAAAAAAGCAAAAATCAGCTCATTTTTGTGATTCAAAGACACGCTGCAAGCAGACTTCATTATGATTTCCGGCTTGAAATGGACGGTGTACTGAAAAGCTGGGCCGTTCCGAAAGGGCCATCATTAGATCCAAAAGATAAACGTCTGGCCATGATGGTGGAAGATCACCCTTACGATTATAAAGACTTTGAAGGGAATATCCCTGAAGGCAACTATGGGGCCGGACAAGTGGAAGTCTGGGATAGCGGAACTTATGAGCCTTTGGAAGAAAACACTAAACTTTCTGACGAAAAAGAGCTTCTGAAAGAACTGCATGCCGGTTCTTTGAAATTTATTTTACACGGCAAAAAACTGAAAGGTGAGTTTGCCTTGGTTAAAATGAAAAATAGTGAAGACAATGCGTGGCTGCTCATCAAGCATAAAGATGAATTTGCAGAAAGTCCTTACGATGCCGAAGAAAATACCTCTGCAAAATCCCTTGTTACAAAATTTCTGGAGGAAAAAAAAAGCCTAAAAACAAAGGAAAAAAAGAAGTGA